A single window of Flammeovirga agarivorans DNA harbors:
- the gshAB gene encoding bifunctional glutamate--cysteine ligase GshA/glutathione synthetase GshB, with amino-acid sequence MKSVNHIIDQHLSSRLFEGNFGFEKENIRVDKSGHIALTPHPENLGDKLTHPYITTDFSESQIEMITPIRPSVKEALGFLETIHDIVTLNLDNDELLWPQSTPPLLPEDEAKINIAHFGEKGIENEKYREHLANTYGKKKQLLSGIHFNFSFPEKALEHYYETSEKNISYDKFKEEIYLRITRNFLKDRWFLIALLGNSPVLHNTYNKSCIDELPKATSDAHHFCDATSMRSSMCGYKNNIDLILDYSSIENYKKSIKSWIDKGVISSEKENYSTLRLKEINGKLSHIEVRLLDLDPLVKCGINPLNAEIIHIFLIYCLLKDEEGISDEEQTEAHFNQEVAAEQGMSMTADLKIDGKKVNLQREIMLKYRAIEKTVEDILPQKYMASLEHLRNLSDHLKHRPAYRVLDGIKETTFLEFHLQQAKQYYKESNDQNYKFFGLEDMELSTQLLLREAVFRGVNFEIMDRPENFVRLEKDGHIEHVMQATRTSLDNYVSVLMMENKVMTKKLLEAANIRTPKGEQYSDVIKAKEDFMFFKGKAIVIKPKSTNFGLGITIIKENKNEEFYHRAIQMAFEHDNSILIEEFVTGKEYRIFIIKDEVVGILHRVPANVKGDGESTIRELVIEKNKDPLRGKGYKTPLEKIALGEAEEMFLETQGYSFSTVPDKDQIIYLRENSNISTGGDSLDFTDDIPDSYKKIAVDATKALNVEITGLDMMIDDIKEEANVNNYAIIEMNFNPAIHIHCHPYKGKNRKLNAKVMDALGY; translated from the coding sequence ATGAAGTCAGTTAACCATATCATCGATCAACATTTATCCTCTCGATTATTTGAAGGCAACTTCGGTTTTGAAAAAGAAAATATTAGAGTAGATAAGTCAGGACATATTGCATTAACTCCACACCCAGAGAATTTGGGTGATAAATTAACACACCCCTACATTACAACTGATTTTTCCGAAAGTCAGATTGAAATGATTACACCTATTCGCCCTTCTGTAAAAGAGGCGTTAGGTTTCTTAGAGACTATTCATGATATCGTTACCTTAAACTTAGATAATGATGAATTGCTATGGCCTCAGAGTACTCCACCTTTATTACCTGAAGATGAGGCAAAAATTAACATTGCACATTTCGGAGAGAAAGGCATAGAAAATGAAAAATATAGAGAGCATTTAGCCAATACCTACGGAAAGAAAAAACAACTTTTATCGGGTATTCATTTTAATTTTTCGTTTCCAGAGAAAGCATTAGAGCATTATTACGAGACTTCCGAGAAGAATATATCTTATGATAAGTTCAAAGAAGAAATTTACTTAAGAATCACGAGAAACTTCTTGAAAGATAGATGGTTTTTAATTGCTTTATTAGGAAATAGTCCAGTACTACACAATACGTACAATAAAAGCTGTATCGATGAATTGCCAAAAGCTACTTCCGATGCCCACCACTTTTGTGATGCCACATCGATGAGAAGTAGTATGTGTGGTTATAAAAATAATATCGATTTAATACTTGATTACTCATCAATTGAGAATTATAAGAAAAGCATAAAATCGTGGATTGATAAAGGTGTGATTTCTTCTGAAAAAGAAAACTATTCAACTCTGCGATTAAAAGAAATTAATGGTAAGCTTTCGCATATCGAAGTAAGATTATTGGATTTAGATCCTTTAGTTAAGTGTGGCATCAATCCGCTGAATGCAGAAATTATCCATATTTTCTTAATCTATTGTCTTTTAAAAGATGAAGAAGGGATCAGTGATGAAGAACAAACTGAAGCACATTTTAATCAAGAAGTAGCTGCAGAACAAGGGATGTCGATGACTGCAGACCTTAAAATTGATGGGAAGAAAGTTAATCTCCAAAGAGAGATCATGCTAAAATATAGAGCCATAGAAAAAACTGTTGAAGATATCCTTCCTCAAAAATATATGGCAAGTTTAGAACATCTAAGAAATCTGTCGGATCATTTAAAACATCGTCCTGCATATAGAGTTTTAGATGGAATTAAAGAAACTACTTTCTTAGAGTTCCATTTACAACAAGCTAAGCAATATTATAAAGAAAGTAACGATCAAAACTATAAGTTTTTTGGTCTAGAAGATATGGAACTTTCTACTCAATTATTATTGAGAGAGGCTGTATTTAGAGGGGTCAATTTTGAAATTATGGATAGACCCGAAAATTTCGTCCGTTTAGAAAAAGATGGTCATATCGAACATGTAATGCAAGCGACTAGAACATCATTAGATAACTATGTGAGTGTCCTGATGATGGAAAACAAAGTAATGACTAAGAAATTACTTGAAGCTGCCAATATTAGAACTCCAAAAGGAGAACAGTATTCTGATGTTATCAAAGCAAAAGAAGACTTTATGTTCTTCAAAGGTAAAGCCATTGTGATCAAACCAAAGTCAACTAATTTTGGCTTAGGCATTACAATCATCAAAGAAAATAAAAATGAGGAGTTCTATCATAGAGCTATTCAAATGGCTTTTGAACATGATAATTCAATTTTGATTGAAGAATTTGTGACTGGAAAAGAATATCGAATTTTCATTATCAAAGATGAAGTTGTGGGTATTTTACATCGAGTTCCTGCCAATGTGAAAGGGGATGGTGAAAGTACCATCAGAGAATTAGTAATTGAAAAAAATAAAGATCCACTAAGAGGAAAAGGGTATAAGACTCCTTTAGAAAAAATTGCTCTTGGTGAGGCTGAAGAAATGTTTTTAGAAACTCAGGGGTACTCTTTTAGTACTGTTCCTGATAAGGATCAAATCATATATTTAAGAGAAAACTCAAATATTTCAACCGGAGGTGATAGTCTAGATTTCACTGATGACATTCCAGATTCCTACAAGAAAATCGCCGTTGATGCCACCAAAGCACTCAATGTTGAAATTACGGGATTAGACATGATGATTGATGATATAAAGGAAGAAGCAAATGTAAATAATTATGCTATTATTGAAATGAACTTTAATCCTGCCATCCATATTCACTGTCATCCGTATAAAGGAAAGAACAGGAAACTGAATGCAAAAGTGATGGATGCCCTAGGGTATTGA
- the katG gene encoding catalase/peroxidase HPI, giving the protein MNKLFQFSLSLMTVFAVACTNNNEDSTAEKSSGGCPFGFDKLHKKEQLKTAKTNEDWWPNQLNVKILAQNSEKTNPMGEDFNYEEEFNSLDYYALKADIKKILTTSQDWWPADYGNYGPLFVRMAWHSAGTYRTGDGRGGTRMGIQRFAPQNSWPDNGNLDKARRLLWPIKQKYGDQISWADLMILTGNVALESMGFKTIGFAGGRADVWEPQNDIYWGSEAGWLESKRLNEEGELDLDKENPLAAVQMGLIYVNPEGPNGVPDPLASAKNIRISFGRMGMNDKETVALIAGGHTFGKTHGAGDAKHVGAAPEAAKIEEQGFGWKSTYKSGKGNDAITSGLEVIWTPTPTRWSHSFINLLMNNEWELTKSPAGHHQWVAKDVGEIIPDAFDKSKRHRPTMLTSDLALKEDPGYRKVMEEFMDDPLSFDKAFAEAWFKLTHRDMGPKTTYLGPEIPKEEFIWQDPIPQNNTKSLSKADINRLKKEIKNAGIAHNELIETAWASASSYRGSDRRGGANGARIRLAPQVNWESNNPTQLKKVLAKYEAIQSKFNKGNKQVSIADLIVLGGNVAVEEAVKKGGYSISVPFTPGRMDATQEQTDAASFAVLEPMADGFRNYQKKKYTLTTEELLVDKAHLLTLTAPEMTVLLGGMRTLNANYDDSSLGILTDNPGTLSNDFFVNLLDMDTEWSPVDKDELEFVGKNRTSQKEVWRASRADLIFGSNSELRAIAEVYASETSKEKFVRDFVKAWTKVMNLDRFDVKQS; this is encoded by the coding sequence ATGAACAAATTATTCCAATTTTCCTTGTCACTCATGACTGTCTTTGCAGTGGCATGTACAAACAATAACGAAGACTCAACAGCAGAAAAATCTAGTGGAGGTTGTCCTTTTGGTTTTGATAAACTACATAAAAAAGAACAATTAAAAACAGCTAAGACAAATGAAGATTGGTGGCCTAACCAATTGAATGTAAAAATTCTAGCTCAAAATTCGGAGAAAACAAACCCAATGGGTGAAGACTTTAACTATGAAGAAGAATTTAACTCACTAGATTATTATGCATTAAAAGCCGATATAAAAAAGATACTAACTACTTCTCAAGATTGGTGGCCAGCAGATTATGGTAATTATGGTCCCCTATTCGTACGTATGGCATGGCATAGTGCAGGTACTTATCGTACAGGAGATGGACGTGGAGGGACAAGAATGGGTATTCAACGTTTTGCACCACAAAATAGCTGGCCAGATAATGGCAATTTAGATAAAGCAAGAAGATTATTATGGCCCATCAAACAAAAATATGGAGATCAAATCTCATGGGCTGACTTAATGATACTAACCGGTAATGTTGCTTTAGAATCTATGGGTTTTAAAACAATAGGTTTTGCTGGTGGTAGAGCTGACGTATGGGAACCTCAAAATGATATCTACTGGGGTTCAGAAGCAGGTTGGTTAGAATCAAAACGTTTGAATGAAGAGGGTGAGTTAGATTTGGATAAGGAGAATCCATTAGCAGCGGTTCAAATGGGATTAATTTATGTAAACCCAGAAGGACCAAATGGTGTACCTGATCCGTTAGCATCAGCAAAAAATATCAGAATCTCCTTCGGAAGAATGGGTATGAATGATAAGGAAACTGTAGCATTAATCGCAGGGGGACATACTTTTGGTAAAACTCATGGTGCAGGCGATGCTAAACATGTAGGAGCAGCACCTGAAGCAGCAAAAATTGAGGAACAAGGTTTTGGTTGGAAAAGTACTTATAAATCAGGAAAAGGTAATGATGCGATAACTTCTGGTCTTGAAGTAATATGGACACCTACCCCAACTAGATGGAGTCATTCGTTTATTAACTTATTGATGAATAATGAGTGGGAATTAACTAAAAGCCCTGCAGGTCATCACCAATGGGTGGCAAAAGATGTGGGAGAAATTATTCCAGATGCTTTTGACAAATCGAAAAGACATAGACCTACGATGCTTACCTCTGACTTAGCATTAAAAGAAGATCCAGGATATAGAAAAGTAATGGAAGAATTTATGGACGATCCTCTTTCTTTCGATAAAGCTTTTGCTGAAGCATGGTTTAAATTAACACATAGAGATATGGGTCCAAAAACAACCTATTTAGGTCCTGAAATTCCAAAAGAGGAGTTTATTTGGCAAGATCCAATTCCTCAGAATAATACTAAATCGTTATCTAAAGCGGATATTAATAGGTTAAAGAAAGAAATTAAGAATGCAGGTATTGCTCACAACGAATTAATAGAAACAGCTTGGGCTTCAGCTTCATCATATAGAGGTTCCGATCGAAGAGGTGGTGCCAATGGAGCAAGAATCCGTCTAGCTCCTCAAGTAAACTGGGAAAGTAACAACCCTACTCAGTTGAAAAAAGTATTGGCAAAGTACGAAGCTATCCAATCAAAATTTAACAAAGGAAACAAGCAAGTTTCTATTGCAGATTTGATTGTATTAGGAGGAAATGTTGCCGTAGAAGAAGCAGTGAAAAAAGGTGGATATTCTATTTCTGTACCATTTACTCCAGGTAGAATGGATGCTACACAAGAACAAACAGATGCAGCATCATTTGCGGTACTTGAACCAATGGCAGATGGTTTTAGAAACTACCAAAAGAAAAAGTATACTTTAACAACAGAAGAACTTTTAGTTGATAAAGCTCACTTACTAACATTAACTGCTCCTGAAATGACAGTTTTATTAGGCGGAATGCGTACACTAAATGCCAACTATGATGATTCGTCATTGGGAATCCTAACGGATAATCCTGGTACATTATCAAACGATTTCTTTGTCAACTTATTAGATATGGATACAGAGTGGAGTCCAGTAGATAAAGATGAATTGGAATTCGTTGGAAAAAATAGAACTTCGCAAAAAGAAGTCTGGAGAGCCTCTAGAGCGGATTTGATTTTTGGTTCAAATTCTGAATTGAGAGCTATTGCTGAAGTTTACGCAAGCGAAACATCAAAAGAAAAATTTGTTCGTGACTTTGTTAAAGCTTGGACAAAAGTGATGAACCTAGATAGATTCGATGTAAAACAATCATAA
- a CDS encoding IPT/TIG domain-containing protein: MKAYLLYLNLIFLGFLLSCEKEKNPVEDEDKISVEVPTVTTDTAIVLEEGGVELYGTLDNNDLISEHGFYYSLDSNFTFYSETKLGLPTSSSEFKEEIYSGLLPDRIHYFKSYIHTIHDSIIYGKTLPFTPLKNRAPIINGIIPEIGYLGDTISISGEYFGNNSNDSKTYFGTNRARILEQNDSLITCILPNNIDSTSVTVYVRSYNQEDSTTFHLYDPVIESVSAKEVTFGDKVTIFGKHFDHNTERNHLYISNKKVEISSSSRTEITFIVPEDLTSSILEIELHTQLQKLIYNDPLQIKSPEVSSVPSCTYSNSYIQIKGKYFHPDYSKNLVHINGVEAKIIDGNESQLTVYFPDGPYPNAKAKIAVGIFDTVTDTEKEVCIRDTWVMVTNTLPFSFYGDPGTMEMNNKAYVLSDPDHYSDNELALWEFHPESLEWTKHTLPFEMKFSGRSTSSTTKGYVYTATSENNFWELDPVTNQWKQLTDFIGPRRDKASMFTIDNEVYLGIGADTEPYTSIAYTDFYKYDVNTNQWSKISDFPGDIYTGRTETSTFVLQGEGYITCGARHTGMYDSWKYTPSTDQWTKVADFPNARSYTNSFVLDGKGYVANGTRIGGTEDSHCYQYDPSSNRWFKQENIGNTGRYRGFSFVVNGVAYSGGGYGIHGGDNFSNELYQKQ; the protein is encoded by the coding sequence ATGAAAGCATACTTATTGTATTTAAATTTAATATTTTTGGGCTTTTTATTAAGCTGTGAAAAAGAAAAAAATCCCGTTGAAGATGAAGACAAAATATCTGTAGAAGTTCCTACGGTAACCACTGATACAGCTATTGTTTTAGAAGAAGGCGGTGTAGAATTGTATGGTACCTTAGATAATAATGACCTAATTTCAGAACATGGATTTTATTATTCCTTAGATAGTAACTTCACTTTTTATAGTGAAACAAAACTAGGACTTCCAACTTCTTCAAGTGAGTTTAAAGAAGAGATATATTCTGGATTATTACCTGATAGAATTCATTATTTCAAATCCTACATTCATACCATTCATGACAGTATTATTTATGGTAAAACATTACCATTTACTCCTTTAAAGAATCGAGCACCAATAATTAATGGGATAATCCCAGAAATCGGATATTTAGGTGATACAATTAGTATTAGTGGTGAATATTTTGGAAATAATTCGAACGATAGCAAAACCTATTTTGGTACAAATAGAGCAAGAATACTAGAACAGAATGATTCATTAATTACCTGTATTCTTCCAAATAATATTGATTCTACTTCGGTCACTGTTTATGTAAGATCTTATAATCAAGAAGATAGTACCACTTTCCACTTGTATGACCCAGTAATAGAAAGTGTTTCTGCTAAGGAAGTTACCTTTGGTGATAAAGTAACGATATTCGGTAAACACTTTGATCATAATACGGAAAGGAATCATTTATATATAAGCAATAAGAAAGTTGAAATCTCGTCATCAAGTCGTACTGAAATCACATTTATTGTTCCCGAAGATTTAACGTCAAGTATCCTTGAAATTGAATTGCATACACAACTTCAGAAGCTAATCTATAATGACCCTTTACAAATAAAATCTCCAGAAGTCTCATCTGTTCCATCATGTACTTATTCAAACAGTTACATTCAGATCAAAGGAAAGTATTTTCATCCAGACTACTCTAAGAATTTAGTACATATCAATGGGGTAGAAGCAAAAATTATTGATGGAAATGAAAGTCAACTCACTGTTTATTTCCCCGATGGTCCTTACCCTAATGCAAAAGCCAAAATTGCAGTAGGTATTTTCGATACAGTAACTGATACAGAAAAAGAAGTTTGTATCCGAGATACTTGGGTGATGGTCACAAACACATTGCCTTTTAGTTTTTATGGCGATCCTGGTACTATGGAAATGAATAATAAAGCTTATGTCCTTTCTGATCCTGACCATTATAGCGACAATGAACTAGCTTTATGGGAATTTCATCCTGAAAGTTTAGAGTGGACAAAACATACTCTCCCATTTGAAATGAAATTCAGTGGAAGAAGTACTTCATCAACCACAAAAGGATATGTATATACTGCCACTAGTGAAAATAATTTCTGGGAGTTAGACCCAGTAACTAATCAATGGAAACAGCTAACAGATTTCATTGGACCAAGAAGAGATAAGGCATCAATGTTTACAATAGATAATGAAGTGTATTTGGGAATTGGAGCTGATACAGAACCATACACAAGCATAGCATATACAGATTTTTATAAATATGATGTGAATACAAATCAGTGGAGTAAAATCAGTGATTTTCCAGGTGATATTTATACTGGTAGAACCGAAACATCTACTTTCGTTCTTCAAGGTGAGGGCTATATTACTTGTGGAGCTAGGCATACAGGCATGTACGACTCATGGAAATATACTCCTAGTACGGATCAATGGACAAAAGTTGCTGATTTCCCAAATGCTAGATCTTATACGAACTCATTTGTATTAGATGGTAAAGGGTATGTTGCAAACGGTACTCGAATTGGAGGAACCGAAGACAGTCATTGTTACCAATATGATCCCTCTAGCAACCGTTGGTTTAAACAAGAAAATATCGGAAATACAGGAAGGTATAGAGGGTTTTCTTTCGTAGTTAATGGTGTTGCTTACAGTGGTGGTGGCTATGGAATTCATGGAGGTGATAATTTTAGCAACGAACTATATCAAAAACAATAA
- the mog gene encoding molybdopterin adenylyltransferase, whose amino-acid sequence MNKKTLKIGIINVSDRASRGEYEDLPGKEVRRLMNLWLTTPWEEVYAVVPDEQDLLEKEMIDMSDNKGCSLIVTTGGTGPAVRDVTPEATEAVCEKILPGFGELMRQMSLKYVPTAILSRQTAGTRKNTLIVNLPGKPKSIKECLEVVFPAIPYCIDLIEGAYIETNEEEMKVFRPKQK is encoded by the coding sequence ATGAACAAGAAGACATTAAAAATAGGCATTATCAACGTATCTGACAGAGCTAGTAGAGGAGAATACGAAGATTTACCTGGAAAAGAAGTAAGAAGATTAATGAATCTATGGCTAACTACCCCATGGGAAGAGGTTTATGCAGTTGTTCCCGATGAGCAAGACTTATTGGAAAAAGAAATGATTGATATGTCTGACAATAAAGGCTGTAGCTTAATTGTAACCACTGGGGGAACAGGGCCTGCTGTGAGAGACGTTACCCCTGAAGCAACAGAAGCGGTCTGCGAAAAAATCTTACCCGGCTTTGGAGAATTAATGAGACAAATGAGTCTAAAATATGTCCCAACGGCCATCCTTTCTCGTCAAACTGCAGGAACTCGCAAAAATACACTGATCGTTAATTTACCAGGAAAACCTAAGTCTATTAAAGAATGCTTAGAAGTGGTATTCCCTGCAATACCATATTGTATTGACCTAATAGAAGGTGCTTATATAGAAACAAATGAGGAGGAAATGAAAGTCTTCAGACCCAAACAGAAATAA
- a CDS encoding MarC family protein: protein MEIYFQGILTIMSLVNPLICSQIFNGIEKGRSYRHKLKDLTETVLSIGAILAISAFLGSKLLNTLGISLDAFQAAGGIVLFWIGFNMLNQKSNQQPEEKEKSLMPLILFAASPGTITGVITLSIAETENNFPKVALISILIVLTLMWVIIALRSKGDSPNKKPSKGGQLATRFMGLIILSMGIQFILSGVSGFWMGVSI, encoded by the coding sequence ATGGAAATCTACTTTCAAGGAATACTTACAATTATGTCATTAGTTAATCCTCTTATTTGTTCGCAGATTTTTAATGGAATTGAAAAGGGGAGATCCTACCGACATAAACTCAAAGATCTAACAGAAACTGTCTTAAGTATAGGAGCCATTTTAGCTATTTCAGCATTTTTAGGATCCAAACTATTAAATACATTAGGGATAAGTTTAGATGCATTCCAAGCAGCAGGAGGTATAGTTCTATTCTGGATAGGGTTTAATATGTTAAATCAAAAATCGAATCAGCAACCAGAAGAAAAAGAGAAAAGTTTAATGCCACTAATATTATTTGCAGCAAGTCCCGGTACTATTACAGGGGTAATTACTTTATCCATAGCTGAAACAGAAAATAACTTCCCAAAAGTTGCATTGATTTCTATCCTAATAGTATTAACCTTAATGTGGGTGATTATTGCCCTAAGGTCCAAAGGAGATTCACCAAATAAAAAACCATCAAAAGGAGGGCAGTTAGCCACCAGATTTATGGGGCTTATTATCTTATCTATGGGTATTCAATTTATATTATCTGGAGTTTCTGGATTTTGGATGGGGGTTTCGATATAG